The genomic DNA ATATGGAGATATAGGGTTATTTTTTAAATACTATAGTGATAGACATACGTATACATATGGAGTAGATTTTAACATAAAGTTAGATGATTTTATATATGCAAGAGTAAACTCTAATGTTACAAAAAGAGAAAATGGTAAATCAGATACAGGAAATGGAATTGAAATTAATAAAATTTTTGCATTAAAAAAACCTTCATTAAAGTTAGATAATAATTCATCCGTAACGAGTTCAGTTATTTATGGGAATATTTTTTTAGATAAGAATTCAAATGGTGTATATGATGAAGGAGATTTACCATTAGAAAATGGAATAGTAATTATAGATGGTATGAAATTTAAAAGTGATAAACAGGGAAGATATATAGCTAGTGGTATAAGTAGTCCAAGAACTATTGAATTAGAAATTGATAGAAAAAGTATTGATCCAATGATAAAGGCTACCTTTAAAAAATTAAAAATAAGAACAGAGTCTTCAGGACAACTAAGAGTAGATATTCCATTAGATATTATTTCAATAGTTAGTGGTAATATTTATAATGGGTTAAAATTACCTGAAAATAAATTTAGTAGAAAGTTAGCTTTAATAAATATTCAATTAATAAAAGACAATACTATAGTATCTGAAATTAAACCTGAATTTGATGGATTATATTTTTTTGAAGATGTTTTTCCAGGAAAATATAAAATAAAATTTAGCTACTTAGGACCAGAAAAATATAAATTTTCAACGAAAGAAATAGATGTAAATATAGACACATCTGGAAAAGAAAGTGGAGATTATTTTGAAGGATACGATACAGAACTTATAACAGGTGAGGTGAAATAGAATGAGAAAATTTATAATTTTAATTTTTTTGGGATTGTTATCAATGATTTCCTATTCACTTAATTTTTCTGTTTCACCTACAAAATTTGATATTGATATGAAGCAGAAAAAAACATATGAACTTGAAATTGTAAATAATACAGGGAATATTTTAAGGATAACAAGTTTTTTTGAGAAAAAAGAGGGATATAAATCACTAGCAGAGAATATAATCGTATTTCCCAAAAAAATTTCAATAAAGCCAGGTGGGAAAAAAGATATAAGATTTACAATTAGAGATTTAGAGAAGTTAGAAGCTGGAAGTTATAAAAATTTATTTGTTATAAGAGAAATTGAACCACGAAATAATAATATAGAAATTGTAGATAATAAAGATCAAATCTTTAATATAAATATAATAACAGAAGTAGCACTTCATATTAATGGAGTGAAAAAATAAGGAGGAAGAAAAAATGAAAAAAAGTTTGTTAGTATTTTGTTTTGTTACTATGGCATTAGGAGTTTTTGCAGAAGGTGATAATGTAGAAGATGTAGAAGTTACAGCTCAAGTTGTCCCTAAATTAGATATAACAACAGAGGCAGTAGAGTTTGGAACAGTTGTTGCTAATACTGATAACAATAAACCAGAAAAATTAGGAAAAATAATAATTAAAGGAACTGGGCATGAACAAAAAATGAAAATAAAGTTTGCTGATGCAAGTGGATCTAATTGGACAGAAAATCCAAATGATTTGAAAATTCAATTAGTAAATAAAGAGCATTCAGAAAACAAATTAACATATACTCCGGAATTAATTAAAGAAAAAGGAGGATTTAAAAGTGAGGATGGAAATACAACAATGAATATAACAGGCACTTTAAAAGTTCCAGAAAATGCTGTCGTAGGTAATTATAGTGGTGTACTAAAAGTTAAAGTTTGGTATGATGAGATTTAAAAGATGAAAAAGATATTTTTAATTAACTTATTTATAACTACAATTTGTTTTGCATTAGATTTTTCAGTGTATCCAACTAACTTTAATTTGGATATTA from Fusobacterium hominis includes the following:
- a CDS encoding COG1470 family protein, translated to MRKFIILIFLGLLSMISYSLNFSVSPTKFDIDMKQKKTYELEIVNNTGNILRITSFFEKKEGYKSLAENIIVFPKKISIKPGGKKDIRFTIRDLEKLEAGSYKNLFVIREIEPRNNNIEIVDNKDQIFNINIITEVALHINGVKK
- a CDS encoding DUF4402 domain-containing protein — protein: MKKSLLVFCFVTMALGVFAEGDNVEDVEVTAQVVPKLDITTEAVEFGTVVANTDNNKPEKLGKIIIKGTGHEQKMKIKFADASGSNWTENPNDLKIQLVNKEHSENKLTYTPELIKEKGGFKSEDGNTTMNITGTLKVPENAVVGNYSGVLKVKVWYDEI